In uncultured Cohaesibacter sp., a genomic segment contains:
- the focA gene encoding formate transporter FocA, producing the protein MSETPQFQFDALMPAEMAKKAEDVGVYKATKQPLTTFVLAITAGAFIGIAFIFYTVVTNGNGDIGWGANKFIGGLAFSLGLMLVVINGGDLFTSTVLTVIAKASKKITWGQLAKNWVIVYAGNFVGAIGLVAIMQIARHYEQGSGTLGLNYMHIAQHKLHHGFFQAVALGAMCNVMVCLGVWMSYAGRSVTDKLLAVTLPVAMFVASGFEHCVANMFQIPMAIMTKTLAGPEFWAATGTTAADFADLTWGHFVINNLIPVTIGNIIGGGVLVGLIYWFIYLRPQKH; encoded by the coding sequence ATGTCCGAAACACCTCAATTTCAGTTCGACGCCCTGATGCCCGCCGAAATGGCCAAGAAAGCCGAAGATGTTGGTGTCTATAAAGCAACCAAGCAACCGCTGACGACTTTCGTGCTGGCCATCACGGCCGGCGCCTTCATCGGCATTGCCTTCATTTTCTATACGGTGGTTACCAACGGCAATGGTGATATCGGCTGGGGTGCCAACAAATTCATCGGTGGTCTCGCCTTCAGTCTGGGGCTGATGCTGGTTGTCATCAATGGTGGCGATCTGTTCACCAGCACCGTGCTGACAGTCATCGCCAAGGCCAGCAAGAAGATCACCTGGGGGCAGCTCGCCAAAAACTGGGTCATCGTCTATGCAGGCAACTTTGTCGGCGCCATCGGTCTGGTCGCCATCATGCAGATTGCGCGGCATTATGAGCAGGGCAGCGGAACGCTTGGCCTCAACTATATGCATATCGCCCAGCACAAGCTGCATCACGGCTTCTTTCAGGCGGTCGCCCTTGGTGCCATGTGCAATGTCATGGTCTGCCTTGGTGTCTGGATGTCCTATGCCGGTCGCTCTGTCACCGACAAGCTGCTCGCCGTCACGCTGCCGGTGGCCATGTTTGTTGCCTCCGGCTTCGAGCACTGTGTCGCCAACATGTTCCAGATCCCGATGGCAATCATGACCAAGACGCTGGCAGGCCCCGAATTCTGGGCAGCAACGGGTACCACGGCGGCGGACTTCGCCGATCTGACATGGGGCCATTTCGTCATCAACAACCTGATCCCGGTCACCATTGGCAATATCATTGGTGGCGGTGTGCTGGTTGGTCTGATCTACTGGTTCATCTATCTGCGCCCACAAAAGCACTAG
- the infC gene encoding translation initiation factor IF-3 has protein sequence MNNQIRIDEVQLIDDEGNNHGSTPTRQALEMAAEAGLDLVEISPNAKPPVCKIMDYGRYKYQAQKKAAEARKKQKVVDVKEVKMRPNIDTHDYEVKMRAANRFIEDGDKVKFTLRFRGREMAHQSLGMELLQKVKAEMIERTKVELEPRLEGRQMIMILAPK, from the coding sequence ATCAATAACCAAATCCGTATTGACGAAGTGCAGCTCATCGATGATGAGGGAAATAACCATGGATCCACTCCGACCAGACAAGCGCTAGAAATGGCAGCTGAAGCCGGTCTGGATCTGGTTGAGATCTCACCGAACGCGAAGCCACCGGTTTGCAAGATCATGGATTATGGCCGGTACAAATATCAGGCTCAGAAGAAAGCTGCGGAAGCGCGCAAGAAACAGAAAGTCGTCGACGTCAAGGAAGTCAAGATGCGACCGAACATCGACACTCACGATTATGAAGTGAAGATGCGTGCTGCCAACCGCTTTATCGAAGATGGAGATAAGGTCAAGTTTACGTTGCGATTCCGTGGTCGTGAGATGGCTCACCAGAGTCTGGGCATGGAACTGCTTCAGAAAGTCAAGGCAGAGATGATCGAGCGCACCAAGGTCGAGCTGGAACCCCGCCTCGAAGGCCGCCAGATGATCATGATCCTCGCGCCGAAATGA
- a CDS encoding TspO/MBR family protein: MKRSHWITYAIFLMISVGGGLLIGANNIPGPWYQSLAKPSFTPPNWLFAPAWTILYILIGIVGARVFRDPQSKDLFGIWLAQMVMIFAWSPLFFSWQNLEAAFAIIIILLLLIINFIMSARHRDGLSALFFVPYALWVAYASCLNGAIAFMN; encoded by the coding sequence ATGAAAAGATCTCACTGGATCACCTATGCCATCTTTCTGATGATCTCGGTCGGAGGCGGACTCCTTATCGGGGCGAACAATATTCCCGGCCCATGGTATCAGTCGCTGGCAAAGCCGTCCTTCACGCCGCCCAACTGGTTGTTTGCACCGGCCTGGACCATTCTCTACATCCTGATCGGCATTGTCGGAGCGCGCGTTTTTCGCGACCCTCAAAGCAAAGACCTGTTTGGCATCTGGTTGGCGCAGATGGTCATGATTTTTGCCTGGAGCCCGCTTTTCTTCTCGTGGCAGAATCTGGAAGCAGCCTTCGCAATTATCATTATTTTGCTGTTGCTGATTATCAACTTTATCATGTCGGCCAGACATAGGGATGGACTGTCCGCTCTGTTCTTCGTTCCTTATGCCTTGTGGGTCGCCTATGCGTCCTGTTTGAACGGTGCAATTGCCTTCATGAATTGA
- the rpmI gene encoding 50S ribosomal protein L35, with translation MPKLKTKSGAKKRFKVTGTGKVVSAQAGKQHGMIKRTTKFIRKARGTTTLSEQDAKIIKQYLPYK, from the coding sequence ATGCCCAAGCTGAAAACAAAATCCGGTGCCAAGAAGCGCTTCAAGGTTACCGGTACTGGCAAGGTCGTATCCGCACAGGCTGGCAAGCAGCACGGTATGATCAAACGCACCACCAAATTCATCCGCAAAGCACGTGGCACCACCACTCTCAGCGAGCAGGATGCAAAAATCATCAAGCAGTACCTGCCTTACAAATAA
- the rplT gene encoding 50S ribosomal protein L20 produces MARVKRGVTAHSRHKKTLKAAKGYYGARRSTIRIAKQAVEKAGQYAYRDRKTKKRNFRALWIQRINAAVREQGLTYGRFIDGLNKAGIEIDRKVLSDMAIHQPEAFASLVEKAKSSAAA; encoded by the coding sequence ATGGCACGTGTAAAACGCGGTGTAACGGCTCATTCCCGTCACAAGAAGACCCTCAAGGCAGCCAAAGGTTATTATGGCGCCCGTCGTTCAACCATTCGCATTGCTAAACAGGCAGTTGAAAAGGCCGGTCAGTACGCTTACCGCGACCGCAAGACCAAGAAGCGCAACTTCCGCGCTCTCTGGATCCAGCGCATCAACGCCGCAGTTCGCGAACAGGGTCTGACCTATGGACGATTTATCGACGGCCTCAACAAGGCTGGCATCGAGATCGACCGCAAGGTTCTTTCGGATATGGCAATCCATCAGCCAGAGGCTTTTGCAAGCCTGGTTGAAAAAGCCAAATCCTCTGCTGCCGCCTAA
- the pheS gene encoding phenylalanine--tRNA ligase subunit alpha: MSELKSLEQEISAAIEAASDEPALEEVRVSALGKKGKISELMKTLGKMSPEERKEMGPALNGLKARVGDAIGARKEILKDQALNARLKSETVDVTLPTRMGSPFEGRVHPIAQVTDELTAIFADMGFAVAEGPDIEEDFYNFTALNFPPDHPARLEHDTFFLPVDAEGNQKVLRTHTSPVQIRTMTSQEPPIRVICPGRTYRCDSDQTHTPMFHQVEGLVIEEGIHMGHLKWTLEEFCKAFFEVDSVKMRFRASHFPFTEPSMEVDIGCQRVGNELRIGEGDDWLEILGCGMVHPNVLRNCDLDPDRYTGFAFGMGIDRIAMLKYGMPDLRAFFNGDKRWLDHYGFRPLDIPSLVGGLSS, encoded by the coding sequence ATGTCGGAACTCAAATCACTCGAGCAGGAGATCTCCGCCGCCATTGAAGCGGCAAGCGATGAGCCTGCACTGGAAGAAGTCCGCGTCTCGGCCCTTGGAAAGAAGGGCAAGATCTCGGAGCTGATGAAAACGCTGGGCAAGATGAGCCCGGAAGAGCGCAAGGAAATGGGCCCCGCCCTCAACGGCCTCAAGGCTCGTGTTGGCGACGCCATTGGCGCACGCAAGGAAATCCTCAAGGATCAGGCCCTCAACGCGCGCCTCAAGAGCGAAACCGTTGACGTAACCCTGCCCACCCGCATGGGCTCTCCCTTCGAAGGCCGGGTTCATCCGATTGCTCAGGTGACCGACGAGCTGACCGCAATCTTCGCCGACATGGGCTTTGCCGTCGCCGAAGGGCCGGATATCGAGGAAGATTTCTACAATTTCACGGCGCTCAACTTCCCGCCCGATCATCCCGCGCGTCTGGAGCATGACACCTTCTTCCTGCCCGTCGATGCCGAGGGTAACCAGAAGGTTCTGCGCACCCATACCTCGCCGGTCCAGATCCGCACCATGACCTCTCAGGAGCCTCCGATCCGCGTCATCTGTCCGGGCCGCACCTATCGCTGCGACAGTGACCAGACCCATACCCCGATGTTCCATCAGGTTGAAGGCCTCGTTATCGAGGAAGGCATCCATATGGGGCATCTGAAATGGACACTGGAAGAATTCTGCAAGGCCTTCTTCGAGGTCGACAGCGTCAAAATGCGTTTCCGCGCCTCCCATTTCCCCTTCACCGAGCCTTCCATGGAAGTGGATATCGGCTGCCAGCGCGTCGGCAACGAACTGCGCATCGGCGAGGGTGATGACTGGCTTGAGATTCTGGGCTGCGGCATGGTGCATCCCAATGTGCTGCGCAACTGCGATCTCGATCCGGACCGCTATACCGGCTTTGCCTTCGGCATGGGCATCGACCGCATTGCCATGCTGAAATATGGCATGCCCGACCTCAGAGCCTTCTTCAATGGTGACAAGCGCTGGCTCGATCACTATGGCTTCCGTCCCCTTGATATTCCTTCGCTGGTAGGAGGGCTTTCCTCATGA